Genomic segment of candidate division TA06 bacterium:
GGCCGGAGCCTTGTACCGGCTGATAAAGGAGGAACTGCAGCTGACCCGGCAGCAGCAGGCGGTGGACCTTTATTGCGGGGCCGGGGCCATCTCCCTGCAGTTGGCCTTAATGACGGGAAAGGTGGTGGGAATAGAATCTTCGGCCCAGGCGGTGGATGATGCCAGGGACAGCGCCCGGCTGAACGGGATCGCTAATGCCGAGTTTATGGCCGGGCCGGCCGAGGCCCTTTTGGAAAAAGTGCAGCAGGCCGACGCCGTGGTCTGCGATCCGCCTCGCAGCGGGCTGAAGCCTGAAGTGATCAGGGGGCTGGACCGGCTTAAACCTCAAAAAATCGCTTACCTTTCCTGTGATCCGGCCACCCTGGCCCGCGATCTGAAGGAAATCATGAAAACGGATTATCAGATAGCAGGCCTTTATCTGGCCGACATGTTCCCCCAGACCTATCACATAGAAACCCTGGCAGTTTTACAAAGGAGATGAATGAAAAGTGAAAATAAAAAACAGCCGCCCGGTAGCCGCTTGGTTTGGCCGGGGTGGCTGTTATTGCTGGGCTTGTCGGGCTGCTACTCTTTTCATAGCGGCCGGCTGCCGTTTAAAACCCTGGGGGTGCCGGTAGCCGCCAATGCCACGGGAGATTACAGGCTGCCGGACCTGATCACCAAGTCGGTAATGGCCGCCATCACCAGGGACGGTTCGGTGAAGCTGGCGGAACCCGAGAAGTCCGAAGGAATGATGGCCATAGAGATCAAAAGCTACAGCCGAGATCCTCTTAAATACAGCGCCCAGGAAGTGGTTTCGGAATACAAGATCACCATCACGGCGGCGGTGATAGTTAAGAACGACCAAGGCAAGGTCCTCTGGGAGAACCTTGCCTTAAGCGCCTGGAGCACCTATCTGCCGGGTCGGGAAGAAGAAAGCGCGGGGATCGGGAAAGCCTCGGACAAGCTGGCCGAGGAGATAGTAAGACAGGCTTTTGAGAACTGGTAGACTCAGAAAACTAAAGGACTTACCATGGAATCGCGCCACCCACCGCATGCTGCGGGGTAAACTGGGGTAAACAGGCTGGGACAGGCGCTAAAATGACTGCGGAAATTTTATGCAAAATTCTGCAAAAATTCCGCGAAAAGGTATTGACAAACGCAGGATTTTATGATAGCCTTACATCGTAGCTGTGGGGAGCGGATATCCATTCGATTGCAAGGCATGGTTCGGTGGAAATATAAGGGGGCTGCTTTTGCCACAAGCGGGGCCTAACGCATGTCTTCATCGTATTTTTAACAGGGCATGCTTTATGAACGAAAAGAAAAAGTCATGAAAGCACAAACTAAAAACGTCGCCGATCTCAACCAACAGCCGGCCACCAAGGCTGA
This window contains:
- a CDS encoding LptE family protein; this translates as MKSENKKQPPGSRLVWPGWLLLLGLSGCYSFHSGRLPFKTLGVPVAANATGDYRLPDLITKSVMAAITRDGSVKLAEPEKSEGMMAIEIKSYSRDPLKYSAQEVVSEYKITITAAVIVKNDQGKVLWENLALSAWSTYLPGREEESAGIGKASDKLAEEIVRQAFENW